The Nitrososphaerota archaeon genome segment ACAAAGACGGTAAATGGACTACTACTATTGCAGCAGCAGTTTTTATAATTGAGTAAGAATATTTATATTTTCTAAATTAACTATTTTTTCAAGAATGATTAAAGAATTTGATAACTTAAAAAAATTATTAGTATTTGGAATAGCTGGAATGCCGGGAGCAGGAAAAACAGAAGTATGTAAAATATTAAGTAAAAAATTTAATGCTCCGATATATATAATGGGAGATATAATTCGTAAAATAGCTAAAGAAAAGAGTATAGAGCCGACTAGAAACAATTTAGAAAAAATTATGCTTAAAATAAGAGAAGAAGAAGGGCCTGATATTATTGCTAAGAGAATATTTGAAGAGATAAAGATATCTAATATTAAAAGTAAAGTAATAATTATTGATGGCATAAGAAGTATTCATGAAGTAGATTTTTTTAAAAAAAATTTTGAAAATTTTATTTTATTAGCTGTAATAGCATCTAAAGAAAATAGATTCTTAAGATTATTTAAAAGAAGAAGAGAAGATGATCCATCAAGCTTTGAAGAATTTATTAGAAGAGATAGGATAGAAACTTCAATAGGGTTAGGAGCAGTTTTAGCCGAAGCAGATTTTTATATTTTAAATGATGGAACATTAAAAGAATTAAATAAGCAAATTCAAAAAATTTCATCAATTATAAGTAAAAAAGATCGTTGCTAATTTTTTCAATATCATAGTT includes the following:
- a CDS encoding AAA family ATPase codes for the protein MIKEFDNLKKLLVFGIAGMPGAGKTEVCKILSKKFNAPIYIMGDIIRKIAKEKSIEPTRNNLEKIMLKIREEEGPDIIAKRIFEEIKISNIKSKVIIIDGIRSIHEVDFFKKNFENFILLAVIASKENRFLRLFKRRREDDPSSFEEFIRRDRIETSIGLGAVLAEADFYILNDGTLKELNKQIQKISSIISKKDRC